One Balaenoptera musculus isolate JJ_BM4_2016_0621 chromosome 13, mBalMus1.pri.v3, whole genome shotgun sequence genomic region harbors:
- the LOC118906296 gene encoding atherin-like, translating into MCEGPRDIRKKAAGRRALRQALYVRLGRNSDHSSPAGAAVLREPRSPASPRPSPPLIEKAQWSARRDAPGALAGAPRAGPPREDGVQGTAVARSPPQRTGQRGGRGQGEGRHGAGEEDSPPPPLTTLTGPQPAAPHLLAFPLASFPLSTSPPPPRAQSRPLAHRRTRPRVPSSPAEAVAASGRGCLRRPGKLGGPGVHLPSLPREQRASRRSQENPRWRRPGSRGRVAPRPAAAAAAAAAAAAARAAPPAAAREELAAPARRLGSQRRRREARLPGPVRARPRGAAPARSESRVPRRGHRVLRDRSGGRAGGLRVRLAKEAEDETPRTSGSGVL; encoded by the exons ATGTGCGAAGGACCCAGGGACATCCGAAAAAAGGCTGCTGGGCGCAGAGCGCTGCGCCAGGCACT CTACGTTCGCCTTGGAAGAAACAGCGATCATTCCTCCCCAGCAGGCGCCGCGGTCCTCCGCGAACCGCGCTCGCCGGCGTCTCCCCGACCCTCGCCGCCTCTCATTGAGAAAGCGCAGTGGTCGGCGCGCAGAGACGCGCCCGGTGCCCTGGCTGGGGCTCCGCGAGCAGGCCCGCCCCGCGAGGACGGCGTGCAGGGGACCGCGGTGGCGCGCTCGCCCCCCCAGCGCACGGGACAGCGGGGTGGCCGCGGGCAGGGCGAGGGTCGGcacggggcaggggaggaagatTCCCCGCCACCCCCACTGACAACTTTGACGGGACCTCAGCCGGCAGCCCCGCATCTGCTGGCCTTCCCTCTGGCCAGTTTCCCTCTAAGCAcatccccgcccccgccccgcgcccagTCCCGACCCCTCGCCCACCGCCGGACCCGGCCGCGCGTCCCCAGCAGCCCAGCAGAGGCGGTGGCGGCCTCGGGGCGCGGGTGTCTGCGCCGCCCAGGGAAGCTGGGGGGTCCGGGGGTCCATCTGCCC AGTTTGCCGCGCGAGCAGCGGGCCTCCCGCAGGAGCCAAGAGAACCCGCGGTGGCGGCGGCCCGGGAGCCGCGGCCGCGTAGCTCCGAGACCCGcagccgcggcggcggcggcggcggcggcggcggctgctagAGCAGCGCCTCCCGCCGCCGCCCGGGAGGAGCTCGCCGCGCCCGCTCGCCGCCTCGGCTcccagcggcggcggcgggaggcgCGTCTCCCCGGCCCAGTCCGCGCCCGGCCCCGCGGGGCCGCCCCGGCCCGCTCCGAG tcccggGTCCCGCGGCGGGGACATCGCGTCCTGCGGGACCGCAGCGGCGGCCGGGCGGGTGGGCTCCGGGTGCGTCTCGCCAAAGAGGCAGAGGACGAGACACCCCGAACCTCAGGATCTGGGGTGCTCTGA